The Skermanella pratensis genome has a window encoding:
- a CDS encoding IS256 family transposase, protein MTKDTMTLLLDQIQASTDGDFLRAIAAHTLQRLMEFEVDGLIGAGRHERSDERTTYRNGYRDRQLETRLGTLDLKIPKLRQGTYFPAFLEPRKTAEKALTAVIQEAWIQGVSTRKVDDLVQALGMTGISKSQVSALCQDIDTRVLSFLERPLDGEWPYLWLDATYIKVRQNGRIVSIAAIIATGVNQDGRREILGLGLGQSEAATFWIEFLRGLVRRGLKGVKLVISDAHEGLKAAITQVLSATWQRCRVHFMRSLLAHVPKSQQSVVSAAVRQVFVQPDRETAGQAWRHVADQLRPRFRKVAALLDDAEHDVLAYMDYPEPHRSKLHSTNPIERLNKEVKRRTNVVGIFPNEASVRRLVGAVLLEQNDEWQLQHRYLTLETMTGMAASDEAALAALTKT, encoded by the coding sequence ATGACCAAGGATACGATGACACTTCTGCTCGACCAGATCCAGGCCAGTACCGATGGCGACTTCCTGCGCGCCATCGCCGCTCACACGCTCCAGCGGCTGATGGAGTTCGAGGTCGACGGCCTGATCGGCGCCGGGCGCCATGAGCGCTCCGACGAGCGCACCACATACCGCAACGGCTATCGGGATCGTCAGCTGGAAACCCGGCTCGGCACGCTCGACCTGAAGATACCGAAGCTGCGCCAGGGAACCTACTTTCCGGCCTTCCTGGAGCCCCGCAAGACCGCCGAGAAGGCGCTGACGGCCGTGATCCAGGAAGCGTGGATCCAGGGCGTGTCCACCCGCAAGGTCGATGACCTGGTCCAGGCGCTGGGCATGACCGGCATCTCCAAGTCGCAGGTCTCGGCCCTGTGCCAGGACATCGACACCCGCGTGCTGTCCTTCCTCGAGCGGCCGCTGGATGGCGAGTGGCCCTATCTCTGGCTCGATGCGACCTACATCAAGGTCCGCCAGAATGGCCGCATCGTGTCGATCGCGGCAATAATCGCCACCGGCGTCAACCAGGACGGCCGCCGCGAAATCCTCGGGCTCGGCCTGGGCCAGTCGGAAGCCGCCACCTTCTGGATCGAGTTTCTGCGTGGTCTGGTCCGTCGCGGCCTGAAGGGCGTGAAGCTGGTGATCTCCGACGCCCACGAAGGTCTCAAGGCGGCCATCACCCAGGTCCTGAGCGCCACCTGGCAGAGGTGCCGGGTGCATTTCATGAGATCGCTATTGGCCCATGTGCCGAAAAGCCAGCAGTCGGTCGTCTCGGCCGCCGTCCGGCAGGTCTTCGTCCAGCCCGATCGCGAGACCGCCGGACAGGCCTGGCGCCACGTCGCCGATCAGCTCCGCCCGCGCTTTCGCAAGGTCGCCGCCCTGCTCGACGATGCCGAACACGACGTGCTCGCCTACATGGACTATCCTGAACCCCATCGTAGCAAGTTGCACTCGACCAATCCGATCGAGCGCTTGAACAAGGAAGTCAAGCGCCGGACCAATGTCGTCGGCATCTTCCCGAACGAGGCCAGCGTTCGCAGGCTTGTTGGTGCTGTACTTCTCGAGCAGAATGACGAGTGGCAACTACAACATCGTTACCTGACGCTTGAGACCATGACCGGCATGGCCGCCAGTGATGAAGCGGCCCTCGCCGCGCTGACAAAGACCTGA
- a CDS encoding DNA cytosine methyltransferase: MADLFAGAGGFSLGAIEAGCDVIFAVEFNPSAALTYRNNIGKPARAENVMLYNEDITKLDPSVIAARHFHDRAECDLLLGGPPCQGFSRHRIKNAGVADPRNALIHEYFGFVRTLRPRAFLMENVPGMLWPHHKDYVDEFYAQAHASGYMIYDPIKIDARDYGVPQARQRVFILGFGRTWWSMDSSGRPSRRIANGEIRCPLTSSHGTIAVLRSLRPPKATQTMCTCDTAKR; encoded by the coding sequence GTGGCGGACCTCTTCGCTGGGGCCGGCGGATTTTCGCTCGGCGCGATCGAAGCTGGATGCGACGTGATCTTTGCCGTCGAGTTCAATCCCAGTGCCGCACTGACCTACAGGAACAACATCGGGAAGCCGGCCCGCGCCGAGAACGTGATGCTCTACAACGAGGACATCACCAAGCTCGATCCTAGCGTCATTGCAGCCAGGCACTTCCATGATCGCGCCGAATGCGACCTGCTGCTCGGCGGCCCGCCATGCCAAGGCTTCTCTCGCCATCGTATCAAGAATGCAGGCGTCGCGGATCCCCGCAACGCACTCATCCATGAATATTTCGGTTTCGTGCGGACGCTACGCCCGCGCGCCTTCCTCATGGAAAACGTACCGGGCATGCTTTGGCCGCACCATAAGGACTATGTCGACGAATTCTATGCGCAGGCCCATGCCAGCGGCTACATGATCTACGACCCGATCAAAATCGATGCACGCGACTATGGCGTGCCGCAAGCACGCCAGAGAGTATTTATTCTGGGCTTCGGCAGGACGTGGTGGTCGATGGATTCGTCTGGCCGCCCAAGCCGACGCATTGCGAACGGCGAGATCCGATGCCCCCTAACCTCAAGCCATGGAACGATTGCAGTCTTGCGTTCACTTCGGCCCCCGAAAGCGACCCAAACGATGTGCACATGCGACACGGCCAAGCGCTGA
- a CDS encoding DNA cytosine methyltransferase has protein sequence MRHGQALTDAFATTPHNGGSRHESNRILDCHKNHDGHADVYGRINPANPAPTMTTACINPSKGRFVHPTLNHGITVRQSARIQTLPDDFVFAGGLRAAGQQIGNAVPVALAKLLVGHIKALLSSAANAESPASKAKAV, from the coding sequence ATGCGACACGGCCAAGCGCTGACCGACGCATTCGCCACCACGCCGCATAACGGCGGCAGTAGACATGAATCCAACCGAATCCTCGACTGCCACAAGAATCACGACGGTCACGCGGACGTCTATGGACGGATCAATCCAGCTAACCCGGCGCCAACCATGACGACGGCGTGCATCAACCCGTCGAAAGGGCGCTTCGTGCATCCGACCCTCAATCACGGAATTACGGTACGACAATCGGCCCGAATTCAGACACTCCCGGACGACTTCGTGTTCGCTGGCGGACTGAGGGCGGCGGGTCAACAGATCGGCAATGCCGTGCCCGTGGCGCTGGCCAAGCTGCTGGTCGGCCACATCAAGGCGCTCCTCTCTTCAGCGGCCAACGCCGAAAGCCCGGCATCAAAGGCGAAGGCTGTGTGA
- a CDS encoding ATP-binding protein, with protein sequence METVSFKTRARTVDHLGREQIADVPTAISELWKNSYDAYARNVSLTIFDEAPLAVSITDDGHGMNYDELVDRWLVVGTESKLFEDTRTPSDMDGLPARSRQGQKGIGRLSSAHLGPIMLLISKRRGQETAAALIDWRLFENPYLILSDIEIPVVTLPNPKAIGQRLPEMISALLRNVRGDGSGSERDRRITAAWSSYDHVAATNATDLLSIAPSRLIIDGCGAFRILDHHLGLWPVWTAELDHGTAMVVSGATDEFAAFLPANKNLTVAQTDRDRFVATLGGFVDPLFDPTRPDLEAVRPEFDYRVDVHTKGERVGIIGSRDEFSRTLTDQMEHIVDGRIGEDGVFRGQIKSFGKWRKTGGDYVILPRRNCRCPSARYPGLVRWTSTSRRSSGIRGAPPIRRATSSA encoded by the coding sequence ATGGAGACCGTCAGCTTCAAGACTCGGGCCAGAACTGTTGACCACTTGGGACGCGAGCAGATCGCGGACGTTCCCACTGCAATATCGGAGTTGTGGAAGAACTCCTACGACGCCTACGCTCGCAATGTGTCATTGACGATCTTCGACGAAGCTCCTCTGGCCGTCTCGATTACCGACGATGGTCACGGGATGAACTACGACGAACTCGTCGACAGATGGCTTGTCGTGGGCACGGAGTCCAAGCTCTTCGAGGACACCCGCACCCCAAGCGATATGGACGGTCTGCCGGCTCGCTCCCGTCAGGGGCAGAAGGGCATCGGCCGGCTTTCCTCCGCCCATTTGGGTCCGATCATGCTGCTCATCAGCAAAAGGCGAGGCCAGGAAACGGCTGCCGCGCTGATCGACTGGCGACTCTTCGAGAACCCATACCTTATCCTCTCAGACATCGAGATCCCCGTCGTTACGCTCCCGAACCCCAAAGCGATCGGCCAGCGTTTGCCCGAGATGATCTCGGCCCTGCTTCGGAACGTCCGAGGCGATGGCTCGGGCAGCGAACGGGACCGGCGCATAACGGCCGCTTGGAGCAGCTACGACCATGTCGCTGCAACAAACGCCACTGATCTGTTGTCGATCGCCCCGTCGCGGCTGATTATCGACGGATGCGGCGCTTTCCGCATACTCGATCACCACCTAGGTCTATGGCCAGTCTGGACTGCGGAACTCGACCACGGTACCGCCATGGTCGTATCCGGAGCCACGGACGAGTTCGCGGCATTCCTGCCCGCGAACAAGAATCTGACCGTCGCCCAAACCGACCGCGACAGGTTTGTGGCCACCCTCGGCGGATTCGTCGATCCGCTGTTCGATCCCACCCGTCCCGACCTCGAGGCGGTGAGGCCGGAATTCGACTATCGGGTGGATGTCCACACAAAGGGAGAGCGGGTTGGGATCATCGGATCGCGCGACGAGTTCAGCCGCACATTGACGGACCAAATGGAGCACATCGTCGATGGACGCATAGGCGAGGACGGGGTGTTCCGCGGCCAGATCAAATCGTTCGGCAAGTGGCGCAAGACGGGCGGCGACTACGTCATCCTGCCCCGAAGGAACTGCCGATGCCCGTCGGCACGATATCCAGGCTTGGTCCGATGGACATCTACATCGCGACGTTCGAGCGGGATCCGAGGAGCTCCACCCATACGCCGCGCGACATCGAGCGCATGA